From the Pongo pygmaeus isolate AG05252 chromosome X, NHGRI_mPonPyg2-v2.0_pri, whole genome shotgun sequence genome, one window contains:
- the VBP1 gene encoding prefoldin subunit 3: MNVHGEAGLQVRTSQSRNPGGRRPGRQSRARIPKMAAVKDSCGKGEMATGNGRRLHLGIPEAVFVEDVDSFMKQPGNETADTVLKKLDEQYQKYKFMELNLAQKKRRLKGQIPEIKQTLEILKYMQKKKESTNSMETRFLLADNLYCKASVPPTDKVCLWLGANVMLEYDIDEAQALLEKNLSTATKNLDSLEEDLDFLRDQFTTTEVNMARVYNWDVKRRNKDDSTKNKA, translated from the exons ATCCCGGCGGCCGGCGGCCCGGGAGGCAGTCGCGCGCTCGCATCCCCAAGATGGCGGCTGTTAAGGACAGTTGTGGCAAAGGAGAAATGGCCACAGGGAATGGGCGGCGGCTCCACCTGGGGATTCCTGAGGCCGTGTTTGTG GAAGATGTAGATTCCTTCATGAAACAGCCTGGGAATGAGACTGCAGATACAGTATTAAAGAAGCTGGATGAACAGTACCAGAAGTATAAGTTTATGGAACTCAACCTTgctcaaaagaaaagaag GCTAAAAGGTCAGATTCCTGAAATTAAACAGACTTTGGAAATTCTAAAATACatgcagaagaaaaaa gaGTCCACAAACTCAATGGAGACCAGATTCTTGCTGGCAGATAACCTGTATTGCAAAGCTTCAGTTCCTCCTACCGATAAAGTGTGTCTGTGGTTGGGG GCTAATGTAATGCTTGAATATGATATTGATGAAGCTCAGGCATTGTTGGAAAAGAATTTATCGACTGCCACAAAGAATCTTGATTCCCTTGAGGAAGACCTTGACTTTCTTCGAGATCAATTTACTACCACAGAAGTCA ATATGGCCAGGGTTTATAATTGGGatgtaaaaagaagaaacaaggatGACTCTACCAAGAACAAAGCATAA